TGACTATATAATGAAAGAAAACAATGAAAATGGGTATAACGACCAGAACGAGGATGAAGAATAACAGAATTGACAGGGTTGAGAATAAGAAAAATGGTTTTATTAAATTTTATATGATTAAAATTAGTAAGCAATCCAGAAATTTTAATAAAATACAGTAGAATATAAGAATTAAAAAGTTTTGAAATAATATAAAGAAAAATACAAAAAACGAAGAAAGGATACGAACAGATGTTCTTTACTTTTATAAATTAAAATGTTATTATTAAACCATTAAGGATACATTTAACAAATTATATTTCCATAACGGAAGGGGATAAAAACATGGGGGAAACAGATTATATAAGAGATGTTTTTAAAAATGATATAAAAAAGGACACACAAATAATTTCAAGACTATTGGAATTAGAGATAGATTATTTTATTAAAATTGAGAAAGCGCTAAATCAATAATAAGTTGGTTTAGCGCTTCAAATCTTTATTCGTCAAAAATTCGTCAAAAATTATATTGCAATTCTTTATAATTCTTTATAAGTATTTAAAAATGTTTTTATAAGAACCGTTGATATTGCTACATTATATAAGTATATTGCATTGTATATAATATTGATTCAGATAAGTAGCATTTTAAGGCAGGATCCTGACTTCATAATGATTGGGGAGATAAGAGATGAGGAGACAGCGAAGATAGCCGTTAGGGCTTCAATAACTGGACATCTAGTATTGTCGACACTTCATACAAATGGTGCGATGGCAACCGTATCAAGGTTAATAGACATGGGTATTCCATCATATTTAGTTGCGGATTCATTAGTTGTAGTATTAGCTCAGAGGTTGGTGAGAAAGTTATGTCCTTATTGTAAGTTGGAATATAAAGTTATGAATGAGGAATTTGAACATCTAGGATTTAAGAGAGGTCAAAAAACATATAGTTCAGTAGGATGCAATAAGTGTTATGAAACTGGATATAAAGGGAGAACTGTAATATATGAGTTGCTAGAAATGGATAGTAATCATAGATCAATTATAGTAAGAAATGGGATAAGCGATGAGCTTTGGAAATATTGCAATGAAAATAAGTCGAGTTCACTTAAGGATAGTTGTAAAACGTTAGTGCTTAATGGAATAACATCAATAGAGGAATTTGTAAGTGCTACTTACAGCTATAATTTTAAATAAGGTATTTTTAAAACAAATTAAAGATGACGGGTAACAGGTGAGTATAACATGAGATATAAATACGTGGCTAAAACATCAAGTGGAGTTTTAATAAAGGGAAGTGCGCAAAGTGATAGTATTGAAGAATTAGCTTTAAGATTACGTGAAAAAAAAGTATATTTAATGAAAATTAGAAGTGTAAAAATTATAGGTGAAATTTCGAGTAAACCTAGTTTGAAAACAATATCAATGTTTTGCAAACAATTTTCTTTATGTATTAAAGCTGGTATTTCAATATGTGACATTCTTAATTTACTTAATGAGCAAATGACGCATAAGTCCATAAAAAAGAGTCTAATAGATATTTGCGAAAATGTACAAAAGGGTAATTCACTCCATGAAAGTATGAAAAAAACTATAAATGTATATCCGAAATTTATGATAAATATGATTTATTTGGGTGAGGAGAGCGGTAGACTAGATATAATTTTAGAAGAATTAGCTGAGTACTATGAAAAAGAGCATAAGTTGTTAAAAAGATTTACTAATTCTATGATTTATCCATTTACGGTGTTCGTAACATTAATGATTGTATCTATGTTTTTGATGATAAAGGTAATTCCAGTATTTATTACAAATCTTAATTCTCTTGATGCAGAAATCCCACTAATAACGCAAATAGTTCTAGGAACAAGTAGTTTTCTTAAACACAATTTATTATTGATTTTACTTGCAATTTCAAGTGTAGGTTTTATTTTATTAGAATATTTTAAGACTGAAAGAGGAAAGATTATTTTTGGCAAATTTCTATTTATGTGCCCAATATTAGGACCGGTGTATAGGAAAATTATATACACAAGGTTTTCTAGAGGACTTAATATATTACTAAGTAGTGGAGTTGGGTTAATTAGATCATTTGAAATAATCAATGATGTTATAGAGGATAGTTATTTTAAGCTAAAGCTTAAAATAGTTTTTAATGGTATAGAAAAAGGGGAAGATTTATCAAGCTCAATAAATGCAATGAACTTATTTCCACAATTTTTTGTTGCTATGATAAAAATTGGTGAGGAAACTGGCACTTTAGATGGAATGTTTTTAACTGCCGCAGATATATTTTATGAGGATGCTCAGGAGAATGTAGATAAGGCGACAGTATTACTAGAGCCAATTTTAATAATGTTTTTGGGGCTTATGATTGGAATAATCATATTAGCAGCTATGCTGCCTATGTTAAATGTTATGGACTCTGCGGGCAAGTTGTAATGATATTAAGGTTGCAGCTTTGTGGAGATAATTTAGGGGAAGATGAGTGGGAAATTTATGCGTAGAGGGTTCACATTGATTGAGATGATTTTAGTATTGTCTATTATGGGTATAATTGGCGGAACTAGCGTTGTATCTGTTAGATATTACAATACAATAAAAAATAAAGTAGATGCAGATTATGCTTGCAACGCTATAGTAAGTTTTATTAATAATTCGAAAATGTATTGTAGGGAAAACTCTTGCAGTGGAATTATAACTTTTGATGTACTAAGGAATGAAATAAAGTTACACGATGGTAGGTCAGAGATTAACAAATTATCATTATCTAATAAAATAAAATTATATGAGGTTATAGGGAGGAGAAGTGATAATGATATTGTAAGTGACGACAAGGGTTATAGTAATGACTCGTGTACAATAATTTTAAAAGACAACAATTTAATAGAACATAGAATAACAATGAGGGTAGGTACAGCATATGTCAAAATCATTAAGTAAAAAGGGATTTACATTAATTGAGGTATTATGCAGCCTTGGTGTATTTTCCATCATTTTCATTTGTATGATGTCATTTGATAAAGCTTCCATTAACATGAAAAAAGATGTTAAAAATATTAATAACGACGTGCTTATAATGGAAGCTATAAAAAACAATATTATATACTCAATGACATTCAAGGAATTAGAACAGTTAGAAACAAGTAAAAATTTATTTGTGAATAAAGAAAATATGAATTTTGACAAAATTAAAACTAATGTTATACAGGTATTTTCGGATCATACGTCCACTCAGAATCCATATATAGAGTTAAGATTAATAAAAGATGAATTAAATGTTTATAAATTGAACCTTTTGTTACATTCTGGTAAAAAAGATATAGAGGATCTACAGTGTAATTTCTATAAAGGTAATCATGAATGATTAAAAAAGGATTTACACTTGTAGAAATAATAATTGTTATGGCTTTGGTATTTTTAATGATTGGAGTAGTAGATGGTATGTTTATCTCTTATGTAAAAAATTACAAAATTAGTGTAGTACAAAATAATGGGTTTAATTATTTAAGTGAAGCAATAGCAACAATAGAAAAAGAGGTGAATTATCTGGCAAGGGATGTAATAACTGAGGAAAATGTTATCAAAATTAATAATACGAATGGAAATGATATAAAGTATATAAAATGTATCAATAGTAAGCTATATGTTTTATATGGCACAATGTATAAATCTCTTAATGATAGTTCTAGTAAGGCCTTAATTGTAGATAATGTAAAAGAGTTTGTAGCTATAAAATCTGGAAAAAACATTTATATTAAAATAATTTGGTGCAATGGCCAAAGTATTGAGAGGTGTTTGGTTATAGAAAATGCAAACTAAAAAAGGATTTATATTAATTTATACAATTTTGGTAGGACTTGTTTGCTTAACTATTATGATGTATATATTTGATGTTCAATTGTCAGAGGTTAGGTATTCAACAAGTAATAAAAAACATGTGTTAAAAGATGACAATTATCAAAGAGATAAAGAGTATTTAATGACTTTATTTTTTAAGTACATAGATGAAAATGAAGTACAAATAAAGCAGGAGGGAATAAATAAGTTCTTGTTCGATAATTTAAGCAGCAGTGTAAAGTATGGGGATGCTTTGGTTACTCATACTAATTCAACAAATGAATTCATTTTTATAACTTCATACGATACGCTAAACAATAGACATGATTATTTTATATTAGAGGATATTGAAAAAAAAGTTAAGCTGATATTTATAAAGACTAAATATCTTAAAAAATAAGGGAGGGGAAAATGAAGTTCAGAAAAAATATATTTTTAGAAGTTACGCAGCAGAAAATTTCAAGCATAGAATTTTCTAAACATTTGATTTTTAATAAGTTATACAATATTTCTAATAAAAATGTATATTATAAGGATGATTCCAATACAAAAAAGTTACAAATTGATATAAAAAATAAGAATTTATACGTTTTGGTTGAAGGAGAAACAGTATACATAAGACTGGTAACATTGCCGACAGTTAGAAAATATTTAATAAATGATATGATTAAAAATGAATTAAGATATTATTATAAGGATATAGATCATATCTCATTCACCTATAAGTTAATTAAAGAGGATAAAACCAATATGGAGATATTAGTTTTTTGTTTAAAGGGAAATAACCTAGATATGTTAGAAAATAGTATTAATAATGTTACTTTCAAAAAAGTAAACCTAATCCAATTTTGTTTTAAAAACTTTTATGCAAACAAAATCCATGTAAAAAACTATATAATGGTATTTTATTATAATAGTAATTTATATTATTTGATATGTAACAATAATGAGATTGTAGCTAATAATAGTGTAAGTATTAAGGAAGTGACCTTATCAAAATTTTCAAAATCAATGAATGAATTTTTAGAACAGTATAATGATTATGCAAAATCCTGCGAAAAAATATATTATTCAAATATATCACAATTAGATATTGAATCAGATATTAAAAAATTTGAATATCTACAATTGTCTCATCAAATACTAGGCGAGTTAAAGAGAGAAGAATTGTTGAAATATATAATATTAAAGGGGTAGATAGTCATGAAAAAAAATACATTTATTCCTAATTGGTATATTGATAAGAAGAATAAAACAAAAATGAAGATAATTAAAATAGGTATTATGCTATTTTTTATATTAGATATTATATTGCTAGGGGTTATATTAAATATCACAAATAAAACAGGAAATATTGAGGGGGAGAGCAATAGTACTCAAAAGAACAGTGGTATTGAGCTTAGAACAAAACAGGATATAATTATTATTGAGAAATATAACAAACTAAATAATTTTTTAAAGGAAAATGGTTTGAATTACAAGGATATTACAATAACTGATAATAGCTTTGAAATGAATATAGAAGTTAAAAATTATGAAGAATATATTAAAGTAATAAGTTGCATAGAGAATAAATACCCCGTAAAAAAATTAACCCCAAATAAAGATAAATTAACCTTTAATATTAAATGTGAGGTATAAGATGTATAAAAATCGACAGTCTGAATGGATGTTAGTTATACTTATGATGATAATGGCTATTTTATCTTTTGAATTTATAATTGTTAAAAATAAATTTATAACATATAAAGACAATAAAGTAATTAGTAGTATTACTGCTAAAAACGTGAAAAGCGCTCAGAAATTTGGATATAGTGATATTTTAGAATGCTTAAGCAAAAATAAAGATTTTAAGGTAGAGTCCATTAATATGATGGAAAATGAAAAATGTAATGTTGAAGTTAATTACAAAGGAGATTTAAATTTGTTATATAGTTCATTAGTTAAGTTAACTGAAAGCAAAAATTTATTAAATGTAAGTAAAATTATTATTCACAAAGACACTGAAATTACAAATATAGAGATTGATTTTAAAAAGAATAAGTGATTAATTGAAATATTCGCTCCAATTTTAGGGAGTTGATATCTTAATTAATGATTTTTATTAAAATATATACACTTTAAATGGTATACTTATAAAAAAGACATAAAATTATTCAAATAATATATATTTATATTTGCAAATATCCTTAAGTTTTGATAAAATAACATTGTTCCACTGTAATGTTTATATTTAGTGGAGTGCAAACGTAATGATTGGTATTAATTTACCTAATAAGGTTATAATATAAATGGGTTAATTGAATTATTTATAAATTTTGGAGGGATACTTAATGATTTCAGCAGGCGATATAAGAAAAGGAACAACATTTGATGAAGGTGGACAAGTTTACACAGTTATAGATTTTTTACATGTAAAACCGGGTAAGGGAGCTGCATTTGTTAGAACTAAGTTAAGAAACGTTATAAACTCAGGGGTTACAGAAAAAACATTTAATCCTACTACAAAATTACAAGAGGCAGTTATAGAAAGAAAAGAAATGCAATATTTGTATGCAGCTGACGGACTATACTACTTCATGGATCAAGAAACTTTTGAACAAATACCACTTAACTACGAAAAAGTTGAAGATGCAATAAAATACTTAAAAGAAAATATGTTTGCTATAATAAAATTTTATAAGGATGAGGCTTTCTCAGTGGAAGCTCCAAACTTTGTAGAATTACTTATAACTAGTACTGAACCAGGTGTTAAAGGTAATACATCTTCTAGTGTAACAAAACCAGCTACTGTAGAAACAGGAGCAATCATTCAAGTGCCAATGTTCGTCAATGAGGGTGAAACTATAAGAATAGATACTAGAAATGGAGATTACATGTTAAGAGTTTAAATTTATATTTAAAAAGGACCGATATCGGTTCTTTTTTTTTGTTCTTTTTTTGTTAAGTAATACATATATTATGGAAATGAATCCGAATTTAAATAATATGTTTTAATTTATATGGAATATTATGTAAGGCAAAGAAATACAAATTATATATGGGAGGATGAGAAAATGTTAGTTACAAAAGATTTATTCGAAATACTACCTAAAACTATTAGAAATATTCTTGAAAAAGTTGATAATTTGCAACAACTTGAAGAGATTAGAGTAAAGGTGAACAAGCCTCTGTTTATTCACATTGGCAGTAAAGAAAAAGTCTGGGAATATATTGCGACTCCAGAGGATTTAAAATACATAATGCAGAGGATAAGCAATTACTCCATATATGCCTTTGAAGACGAGATACGGCAAGGGTATATAACTATAAAAGGCGGACACAGAGTTGGATTATGTGGGATTTGTGTTATTGAAAATAATAGCATTAAGACCATTAAAGATATTTCGTCTATAAATATAAGAGCATGTAAAGAAATTATTGGATGTGCGGACAAAGTTATGCCATATATTATTAATAATGATTCAGTATACAATACAATAATTATATCTCCTCCGAAATGTGGCAAAACAACTCTAATTAGAGATATTTCGAGGCAGATATCACAGGGATATAAAGATATGAGT
This window of the Clostridium estertheticum genome carries:
- a CDS encoding type II secretion system F family protein, giving the protein MRYKYVAKTSSGVLIKGSAQSDSIEELALRLREKKVYLMKIRSVKIIGEISSKPSLKTISMFCKQFSLCIKAGISICDILNLLNEQMTHKSIKKSLIDICENVQKGNSLHESMKKTINVYPKFMINMIYLGEESGRLDIILEELAEYYEKEHKLLKRFTNSMIYPFTVFVTLMIVSMFLMIKVIPVFITNLNSLDAEIPLITQIVLGTSSFLKHNLLLILLAISSVGFILLEYFKTERGKIIFGKFLFMCPILGPVYRKIIYTRFSRGLNILLSSGVGLIRSFEIINDVIEDSYFKLKLKIVFNGIEKGEDLSSSINAMNLFPQFFVAMIKIGEETGTLDGMFLTAADIFYEDAQENVDKATVLLEPILIMFLGLMIGIIILAAMLPMLNVMDSAGKL
- a CDS encoding PilW family protein — protein: MIKKGFTLVEIIIVMALVFLMIGVVDGMFISYVKNYKISVVQNNGFNYLSEAIATIEKEVNYLARDVITEENVIKINNTNGNDIKYIKCINSKLYVLYGTMYKSLNDSSSKALIVDNVKEFVAIKSGKNIYIKIIWCNGQSIERCLVIENAN
- a CDS encoding GspE/PulE family protein, with amino-acid sequence MIQISSILRQDPDFIMIGEIRDEETAKIAVRASITGHLVLSTLHTNGAMATVSRLIDMGIPSYLVADSLVVVLAQRLVRKLCPYCKLEYKVMNEEFEHLGFKRGQKTYSSVGCNKCYETGYKGRTVIYELLEMDSNHRSIIVRNGISDELWKYCNENKSSSLKDSCKTLVLNGITSIEEFVSATYSYNFK
- the spoIIIAA gene encoding stage III sporulation protein AA, with the translated sequence MLVTKDLFEILPKTIRNILEKVDNLQQLEEIRVKVNKPLFIHIGSKEKVWEYIATPEDLKYIMQRISNYSIYAFEDEIRQGYITIKGGHRVGLCGICVIENNSIKTIKDISSINIRACKEIIGCADKVMPYIINNDSVYNTIIISPPKCGKTTLIRDISRQISQGYKDMSFRGKNVSIIDERSEIAGSFKGIPQMDVGVRTDVLDNCPKSQGIMMAIRSMSPDVIVCDEIGTKNDMESILMALNSGISLITTIHGFGIEDLYKRLVFKDIVDNYVFTRGIVLSNKKGIGTIERIYDFTKGIDVWRS
- the efp gene encoding elongation factor P, coding for MISAGDIRKGTTFDEGGQVYTVIDFLHVKPGKGAAFVRTKLRNVINSGVTEKTFNPTTKLQEAVIERKEMQYLYAADGLYYFMDQETFEQIPLNYEKVEDAIKYLKENMFAIIKFYKDEAFSVEAPNFVELLITSTEPGVKGNTSSSVTKPATVETGAIIQVPMFVNEGETIRIDTRNGDYMLRV
- a CDS encoding pilus assembly FimT family protein, with translation MSGKFMRRGFTLIEMILVLSIMGIIGGTSVVSVRYYNTIKNKVDADYACNAIVSFINNSKMYCRENSCSGIITFDVLRNEIKLHDGRSEINKLSLSNKIKLYEVIGRRSDNDIVSDDKGYSNDSCTIILKDNNLIEHRITMRVGTAYVKIIK
- a CDS encoding type II secretion system protein — encoded protein: MSKSLSKKGFTLIEVLCSLGVFSIIFICMMSFDKASINMKKDVKNINNDVLIMEAIKNNIIYSMTFKELEQLETSKNLFVNKENMNFDKIKTNVIQVFSDHTSTQNPYIELRLIKDELNVYKLNLLLHSGKKDIEDLQCNFYKGNHE